A stretch of the Phycisphaerae bacterium genome encodes the following:
- a CDS encoding stage II sporulation protein M yields MTAARFLETRGPAWDRLEELLEAMGRRGVGTLSEEQLHELTRLYPAVAVDVARARLYHLDPTTQSRINRLAVQAHSHLYRGARPRPLLAIWRFFRWDYPRLFRRLWAYVVLAVVIFLVGGLGAYASVVMRPSTAYRLVPFEFDMVDGSEEVTAEDISERFRHMDKPPMATGIVTNNIRVSFVAFALGITAGIGTCYIVLFNAIMLGGFAGHFASHQLSYEFWSFIAGHGILEIFAILVSSGAGLRLGISLALPGRLTRRESLRQGGLEAVLLVLGTIPMFVVAGLVETLITPSYLPGGLKILLGVLLGGGALAYVLLTARGPEPTGLRDAALT; encoded by the coding sequence ATGACGGCGGCTCGATTCCTGGAAACGCGGGGTCCGGCCTGGGACCGGCTTGAGGAGTTGCTTGAGGCGATGGGCCGGCGTGGCGTTGGGACGCTGAGCGAGGAGCAACTGCACGAGTTGACCCGGCTGTACCCGGCGGTGGCGGTGGATGTGGCGCGGGCCCGGCTCTATCATCTGGACCCCACGACCCAAAGCCGGATCAACCGGCTGGCGGTTCAGGCGCACAGCCATCTGTATCGCGGCGCACGTCCGCGGCCTCTGCTGGCGATCTGGCGGTTCTTTCGCTGGGACTATCCGCGGCTGTTTCGGCGGCTGTGGGCTTACGTGGTTCTGGCGGTGGTGATATTTCTGGTTGGCGGTTTGGGGGCGTATGCGAGCGTGGTGATGCGTCCTTCGACGGCGTACCGGCTGGTGCCGTTCGAATTCGACATGGTGGACGGCAGCGAGGAGGTCACGGCTGAGGACATCAGCGAACGGTTCCGGCATATGGACAAGCCGCCGATGGCCACGGGGATCGTGACGAACAACATCCGGGTTTCGTTCGTGGCCTTCGCCCTCGGGATAACCGCGGGGATCGGCACGTGCTATATCGTGCTGTTCAACGCGATCATGCTGGGCGGATTTGCCGGGCACTTTGCCAGCCATCAATTGAGCTACGAGTTCTGGTCGTTCATCGCCGGGCACGGGATTCTGGAGATTTTTGCGATTCTCGTTTCATCGGGCGCGGGGTTGCGGCTTGGCATTTCGTTGGCCCTGCCGGGACGGTTGACCCGGCGGGAGTCGTTGCGGCAGGGGGGGCTCGAGGCGGTCCTGCTGGTGTTGGGCACGATTCCGATGTTCGTGGTCGCGGGCCTGGTTGAGACGCTGATTACTCCGTCGTATCTGCCGGGTGGGCTGAAGATTCTGCTGGGAGTTCTGCTGGGCGGCGGTGCGTTGGCTTACGTGCTGTTGACGGCTCGCGGTCCCGAGCCGACGGGCCTTAGAGACGCTGCGTTGACTTGA
- a CDS encoding RDD family protein — protein MQEQDFDLIETPENVELEQRLAGIGSRLVAGVIDVIIMFLVFFIGFLLLLLASGINSVGAAFNMQAWAVAFMVVVLFLMFWGYPILFEYWWNGQTPGKRHMRIRVVREGGGGVGFAEVATRNLLRIVDLMPFGYGVAGVTMFLTRKVQRLGDLAAGTVVISEQATDYSAFSDRTTPKEWEAAMSPAALRATSLTPQEYRVIANYHIRRTELSLEARERVLPKLLAPILARLGVQLPEMSVVVMEAYVDELMDKARRAEQSEKPPEAQP, from the coding sequence ATGCAGGAACAGGATTTCGATCTGATCGAGACTCCGGAAAACGTCGAGCTGGAGCAGCGGCTTGCGGGCATCGGTTCCCGACTGGTGGCAGGGGTGATCGACGTGATCATCATGTTTCTGGTCTTCTTCATAGGCTTTCTTCTGCTGCTTCTGGCTTCTGGCATCAACTCGGTGGGCGCCGCCTTCAACATGCAAGCCTGGGCGGTGGCGTTCATGGTCGTTGTCCTTTTCCTGATGTTTTGGGGCTATCCCATTTTGTTCGAATACTGGTGGAACGGTCAGACGCCGGGCAAGCGGCACATGCGGATTCGCGTGGTGAGGGAGGGCGGAGGTGGCGTGGGTTTTGCGGAGGTGGCGACGCGGAATCTGCTGCGGATCGTCGATCTGATGCCTTTCGGCTACGGCGTGGCCGGTGTGACGATGTTCCTGACCAGAAAGGTGCAGCGTCTGGGCGATCTGGCGGCTGGGACGGTGGTGATCTCGGAGCAGGCGACGGACTACTCGGCCTTCAGCGACCGGACGACGCCCAAGGAGTGGGAGGCGGCGATGAGTCCGGCGGCGCTGCGGGCCACGTCGCTGACCCCGCAGGAGTACCGGGTCATTGCCAATTACCACATCCGTCGCACGGAGCTGAGTCTGGAGGCCCGCGAGCGGGTGTTGCCCAAGCTGCTGGCGCCGATTCTGGCCCGGCTTGGCGTGCAACTGCCGGAGATGTCGGTGGTGGTCATGGAGGCCTACGTGGATGAACTGATGGACAAGGCCCGCCGGGCTGAGCAGTCGGAGAAGCCTCCGGAGGCGCAGCCATGA